A window from Apostichopus japonicus isolate 1M-3 chromosome 2, ASM3797524v1, whole genome shotgun sequence encodes these proteins:
- the LOC139977699 gene encoding uncharacterized protein: protein MATNIGTIETFNENVEDWPTYVERVELYFEANDMPESKKTPALLSLMGSKTYTLLRNLMAPEKPATETFTQIVKTLQNHLSPEPLLIVERFRFHKQAQYENENIATFVAELRKLAERCQFGTNLDHSLRDRFVCGLMSESTQKRLLTQKTLTFIKAVELAKVMESAAKESQEFCNSETSATAHRVAPQRETKKKVNKAKCYRCGGLNHKAEDCYYKDKECFECQKKGHTRKMCRAKQKKERKSSRVKAVAEGESDTSEDLEEELLHIHATNLVKGSAKPIVVEANIEGVPISMEVDTGAGVTLIPKETFFKKLKSKVKLHATKVVLKTYLGDKIPVHGKVKEQVTEEINRLVKEGILEKVEYSEWAAPVVPVKKPDGKIRLCGDYKVTINPELETTEYPLPRPEEFPAIFQQSMDKILNGLEGVGCYLDDIIITGKDDEEHKRNLLAVVERLNQFNVKLKREKCVLFQVQIEYLGHVVDKVGLHPSPSKVESLKSAPQPKSLHEVQSLLGFLNYYRKFIPNLSTIVGPIEQSKSKSKFEWTVECQNAFDKVKEILSSEAVLVYFDPDKDVTLAVDASPRGIGAVISHKILGEERPIAYVSRTLTKAEQNYSQLEKEALAIVFGVRHFHQYYVANVSS from the exons ATGGCGACCAATATTGGAACAATCGAAACATTTAATGAAAATGTAGAAGACTGGCCTACCTATGTGGAACGGGTAGAGCTGTATTTTGAAGCTAATGACATGCCAGAAAGTAAGAAAACGCCAGCATTGCTAAGTTTAATGGGTAGTAAAACCTATACTTTACTGAGAAACTTGATGGCTCCGGAAAAGCCAGCTACTGAAACGTTCACCCAGATTGTAAAAACACTGCAAAATCACCTGTCACCAGAACCATTATTAATCGTAGAACGATTTCGTTTTCACAAACAAGCgcaatatgaaaatgaaaacattgcaaCATTTGTAGCAGAACTAAGAAAGCTAGCAGAGAGGTGTCAGTTCGGCACAAATTTGGATCACTCTTTGCGAGACCGGTTCGTGTGCGGATTGATGAGTGAGAGTACACAAAAACGGCTTCTAACACAAAAAACATTAACGTTCATAAAAGCTGTAGAATTGGCAAAGGTGATGGAATCAGCAGCGAAAGAATCCCAGGAATTCTGCAATTCCGAGACCAGTGCTACTGCTCACCGAGTAGCACCACAACGGGAAACGAAGAAGAAGGTAAATAAGGCAAAATGTTATAGGTGTGGAGGACTTAATCACAAAGCAGAAGATTGTTATTACAAAGATAAAGAGTGTTTCGAGTGCCAGAAGAAGGGTCACACACGAAAGATGTGTAGAGCTAAacagaagaaagagagaaaaagttcTCGCGTCAAAGCTGTTGCCGAAGGAGAGTCGGATACTTCGGAAGACTTAGAAGAAGAGTTATTACACATCCATGCGACGAATCTAGTAAAGGGATCAGCAAAGCCAATCGTAGTGGAAGCCAACATCGAAGGGGTGCCAATTTCCATGGAAGTGGACACTGGGGCAGGAGTGACACTAATTCCAAAAGAGACATTTTTTAAGAAACTCAAGTCAAAAGTTAAACTGCATGCAACAAAGGTTGTATTAAAAACTTATCTAGGAGATAAGATTCCAGTTCATGGTAAAG TTAAAGAACAAGTTACAGAGGAGATTAACAGATTGGTAAAAGAGGGGATCCTGGAAAAAGTGGAATATTCCGAATGGGCAGCCCCTGTAGTCCCTGTAAAAAAGCCTGATGGAAAAATAAGGCTTTGTGGTGATTACAAAGTGACAATTAATCCTGAATTAGAAACCACAGAGTACCCACTCCCAAGGCCGGAGGAATT CCCAGCCATATTTCAACAGAGTATGGATAAGATATTGAATGGGCTGGAAGGTGTAGGCTGTTACCTAGATGATATCATTATCACTGGAAAAGATGATGAAGAACACAAAAGGAATCTATTAGCAGTTGTGGAAAGGCTGAATCAGTTTAATGTTAAACTGAAAAGGGAAAAGTGTGTGTTGTTTCAAGTTCAAATTGAGTACTTGGGGCATGTTGTAGACAAGGTAGGGCTACATCCTTCACCAAGTAAGGTTGAATCACTGAAGTCTGCTCCACAACCAAAGAGTCTGCATGAAGTGCAGTCACTGCTAGGGTTCCTAAACTATTACAGAAAGTTTATCCCAAACCTTTCAACCATAGTAGGTCCTATAGAGCAAAGCAAAAGCAAATCTAAGTTTGAATGGACAGTGGAATGCCAAAACGCTTTTGATAAAGTGAAAGAAATCCTAAGCTCAGAGGCTGTGCTTGTCTATTTTGATCCTGATAAGGATGTAACATTAGCAGTTGATGCTAGTCCCCGTGGTATTGGCGCCGTCATTTCACATAAGATCCTGGGCGAGGAGCGACCAATTGCATATGTTTCTAGAACCTTGACAAAAGCAGAGCAAAACTATTCACAGCTGGAAAAAGAAGCTCTCGCAATAGTTTTTGGTGTCCGGCATTTCCACCAATACTATGTGGCAAACGTTTCATCCTAG